The genomic stretch GGCGCCATACCGGCCGACGGAAAAGACTTCGTCCTTCATCGGCCCTGTCAGCACCTTGTATTGAACGTAGGTCCTGGCAGGCGTCCGATGCGCCGCAGGCTGGATGGTCGTGTTCCAACGCTGCGCGGTCACCGCCAAGGGCGTGCCATACGCCGCGTTGTAGAGGTTCATGACGGTAGCTCCTTCGAATGCCACCAGCATCAGGGCGCAGGGAAACAGGGAGTACAAAAGACCGCTGCCAGCATCGCTGATCTGTGGGCCGATGGGGCGGATCAGCGCGGCCAACAGCGTTTGGGCCATGATGAAGATGAACAGCCCCGCAAAAACCAGTGGAAAACGCAGCAACCACCAGCGCAGGCTCTGATTTCCCCCCAAGGGATACGGGTCGACTTCGCCCAGGACCATCACCATGGCTGTCGTGATGCTAACGATAATCCCGATCGCTATGCCGGCCTTGAAGGCGCTACTCCGGCCTGGGTTGGCCGAGGCCGATGCCACGGTGCTGTCTGATGATTCGATAACCGGCTGCATCCTCGCTCCATACTGAACGTCTCCCTGGCCATCGCCCTTCATGCGGGGCACATCCGCGCCTGCTGGTGGCCGCGCACTGCTATGGAAATGGCTTGCGACATTGTAATGGCGAGGCGCATCCCGAAAGCCCAACGCCAACAGCGGGGACGGTCGAACCGTACCCCGCTGCCCTGCTCCGCACGCACTACCCTCAGGGCTTGACCGCGATCGCCCCAATCTCCACGGCAACATCGCGCGGCAAACGCGCGACCTGCACCGTCGCCCGTGCCGGCGCAACGCCGGTGAAGTAGGTCCCGTAGACCTCGTTCATCTTGGCGAAGTCGTTCAGGTCCTTCATGTAGACCGTGGTGGAAACCACGTCGGCCATGGTCATGCCGTCGGCCGCCAGAACCGCCTTGAGGTTGTCGAGCACCAGCCGGGTCTGGGCTTCGATGGGGGCATCCTTGAGCAGTTCTCCGGTCTTCGGGTGGATCGGGATCTGGCCGGCAAGATACAGCACGTTGCCGGCGCGGATGGCCTGGGAGTACGGGCCGATGGCCTTGGGGGCGTCGGTCGACGAGACCGCGCGCAGCGTGCCGCCGTGCTGGGCGCAGGCCGACAGCGATGCCGCGCCGCACAGCGCCGCGGCCATCAGAGCGATAGATCGTTTCATGGGCTTGACTCTTGTCGTGTTGGAACGGAACCGGTTAGGCCATGGCACCGGACAGGGTCCACATCGAATCGACCAGCCGGTCGATGTCGTTCGCGTCGTGCCACAGGTGCGTGGAGATGCGGATGCCGTAGTGCTGGGCCGGCGCGCCGATGACCTCGAAGTTCACCGAGCGGATCACGAAGCCCGGGGCAAAGTCGCTCAGCATGCGGTTGACGAACATCGTGGCCTTTTGCTGGTTCATGACATCGTTGCGGTTGCGGAACGGGTTGAAGCAGGTCAGCGCGGACAGCAGCTTCGGATCGTCCTTGGGCGAGTACAGCGACTCGACGCCCCAGCGTTCGACGATTTTCTCCTTCAGGTACGATGACAGCGTCAGGTCGTAGGTCTCGATCTTCTTCCTGCCGATGGTGTCCCACATTTCGCAGGCGCGCGCCAGTGCGCGGAACATCGGCACGTGCAGGCTGCCGCAGGACGTGACCGTGGCGGCGATGTCATAGGCACCGCGCGGCTGCCTGACGTAGGAGCTGGTATGGATCGGATACCACTCCGGCAGCGGCAGCGGGTTGGACGGGCGCATCTTGTTGCGGATCACCAGGATGCCGGTGGAGCCCGGGCCGCACTGCCACTTGTGGCCGGCGCCGGACATGAAGTCCATGCCGAGCGCACCGTAGTCGTACGCCATCATGCCAGGCAGGTGGGCACCGTCGACGATGCTGATCAGGCTGTGGGTCTTCACCACCTGCATCAGGTCGGCGATCGGCAGCATGGTGCCGGTCTTGTAGGTGGGCGACGACCACATCATCGCGCGCACCCGCTTGCCCTGCCCTTTCAGCGCGCGGATGCGCTCGTCGAACAGCTGGACATAGGTGCTGGCGGTCTGGTTGTTGCCGACCGGCAGCGCGATGGTCGAGACCTCGATGCCGTAGCGGTCGACCGCGATATTGAGCGGGGTCAGGCCGCCGCCGTGTTCGTGGTTGGTGGTGACCACCACATCGCCCGGCTCCCACTTGATGCCGAGGATCGCATGGCACATGCCCGACGAGGTATTGCCGGAGAATGCCACCTCATCGCCGTCGACGCCGAAGCCCTTGGCCACGGCTGCGCGCAGGTCGGCCAGGTTGCCGTAGCCGCTCGATGAATCGGCGGCCTTGGCCAGGTTCTCCTGGCTGAAGACATCGAGCACCACCTTGGGCATCGAGCCGCCGGTGCCGATGTTCATGTAGACCTTCTCGGGCTTGAGCACGAACATGCCCTGCACCTCGTTCCAGAAGGCCTCATCCTGCGCCAGCTGCGAGCGCAGGTCCGACGATGCCGCCGAGGCATCATCCGAACAGGCGCTGATCAGCGGCGCCAGCGCCAGCGAGCCGGCACCGTAGGCCAGCATGCGCAAGAATTCTCGCCGCTTTGGCGTCCAGGTCGCCATGTCTTCCGGATGCGGTGGCGTCGCGACAGCCGCTCTCTGCGTTTGCTTCAGCTCGTCCATGGTGCTCTCCCGTTGTGTCCGACGTTCGGCGCATCGGCGGCCAGCGTGCCCGCATGCCTGGCGCCTGTTCTGGAAAAAAGTCTACGCAAACAACCGCGGCAACAGCAGCACGACTTTCCCCTACGCAGTAATACAGAGAGCCCGTTTGCGCGGCGAAGATGGTGCGCACCACCGCCCTGCCGCGGTGCAGACGCACCAGGCATGAACACATCGCACGGCTGGAGGGCAGTCAGCAGTCGGCGGCCAGTGCGGCGTCGGCCAGCTGGATCGCGTGCAGGTCGGAGAAGTGGACCGCGTACTTCACCAGCTCGGCGCG from Cupriavidus nantongensis encodes the following:
- a CDS encoding aminotransferase class V-fold PLP-dependent enzyme encodes the protein MDELKQTQRAAVATPPHPEDMATWTPKRREFLRMLAYGAGSLALAPLISACSDDASAASSDLRSQLAQDEAFWNEVQGMFVLKPEKVYMNIGTGGSMPKVVLDVFSQENLAKAADSSSGYGNLADLRAAVAKGFGVDGDEVAFSGNTSSGMCHAILGIKWEPGDVVVTTNHEHGGGLTPLNIAVDRYGIEVSTIALPVGNNQTASTYVQLFDERIRALKGQGKRVRAMMWSSPTYKTGTMLPIADLMQVVKTHSLISIVDGAHLPGMMAYDYGALGMDFMSGAGHKWQCGPGSTGILVIRNKMRPSNPLPLPEWYPIHTSSYVRQPRGAYDIAATVTSCGSLHVPMFRALARACEMWDTIGRKKIETYDLTLSSYLKEKIVERWGVESLYSPKDDPKLLSALTCFNPFRNRNDVMNQQKATMFVNRMLSDFAPGFVIRSVNFEVIGAPAQHYGIRISTHLWHDANDIDRLVDSMWTLSGAMA